The following coding sequences lie in one Arachis ipaensis cultivar K30076 chromosome B05, Araip1.1, whole genome shotgun sequence genomic window:
- the LOC107643698 gene encoding uncharacterized protein LOC107643698 isoform X4, producing MGRAITKSMIRRMMMTTTKNSAVGHFLRRTSTAHLHSSPLFHLHNPSSLTHHVVQQKSHLCPFSSDPRRFFSISFSDDVRGLSISKVADEASEEGETTDDGWEEEDDSEPMIGDGGDGGGVALHNVPWGQRALSVAKDILKEFNEDIELYAFKTSPRGYVYVRLDKLTNEYGCPSMEELERYNQEYKKRLDEVGALGEIPEDLALEVLRGY from the exons ATGGGGAGAGCCATTACTAAGAGCATGATCAGGAggatgatgatgacgacgacgAAGAACAGCGCTGTTGGTCATTTTCTCCGACGGACCTCAACCGCTCACTTGCACAGCTCGCCTCTCTTCCATTTACATAACCCATCTTCTCTCACTCATCACGTTGTTCAACAAAAATCCCATCTTTGCCCCTTTTCCTCTGATCCCCGTCGGTTTTTCAGCATTAGCTTCTCTGACGATGTTCGAG GTTTGTCTATTTCAAAAGTTGCAGATGAGGCAAGTGAAGAAGGAGAAACCACTGATGATGGATGGGAAGAAGAAGACGATTCTGAGCCTATG ATTGGTGATGGGGGTGATGGTGGTGGAGTTGCCTTGCATAATGTTCCCTGGGGCCAGCGGGCGCTCTCTGTTGCCAAGGATATCCTTAAGGAGTTTAATGAGGACATTGAACTATATGCTTTCAAGACTAGTCCTCGAGGATATGTTTATGTGAGATTAGACAAATTAACAAATGA ATATGGCTGTCCAAGCATGGAAGAGCTTGAACGATATAATCAAGAATACAAGAAAAGATTAGATGAGGTTGGAGCACTTGGAGAGATACCTGAGGATTTGGCACTTGAG GTGCTGAGAGGATACTAA
- the LOC107643698 gene encoding uncharacterized protein LOC107643698 isoform X5 has translation MGRAITKSMIRRMMMTTTKNSAVGHFLRRTSTAHLHSSPLFHLHNPSSLTHHVVQQKSHLCPFSSDPRRFFSISFSDDVRDEASEEGETTDDGWEEEDDSEPMIGDGGDGGGVALHNVPWGQRALSVAKDILKEFNEDIELYAFKTSPRGYVYVRLDKLTNEYGCPSMEELERYNQEYKKRLDEVGALGEIPEDLALEVLRGY, from the exons ATGGGGAGAGCCATTACTAAGAGCATGATCAGGAggatgatgatgacgacgacgAAGAACAGCGCTGTTGGTCATTTTCTCCGACGGACCTCAACCGCTCACTTGCACAGCTCGCCTCTCTTCCATTTACATAACCCATCTTCTCTCACTCATCACGTTGTTCAACAAAAATCCCATCTTTGCCCCTTTTCCTCTGATCCCCGTCGGTTTTTCAGCATTAGCTTCTCTGACGATGTTCGAG ATGAGGCAAGTGAAGAAGGAGAAACCACTGATGATGGATGGGAAGAAGAAGACGATTCTGAGCCTATG ATTGGTGATGGGGGTGATGGTGGTGGAGTTGCCTTGCATAATGTTCCCTGGGGCCAGCGGGCGCTCTCTGTTGCCAAGGATATCCTTAAGGAGTTTAATGAGGACATTGAACTATATGCTTTCAAGACTAGTCCTCGAGGATATGTTTATGTGAGATTAGACAAATTAACAAATGA ATATGGCTGTCCAAGCATGGAAGAGCTTGAACGATATAATCAAGAATACAAGAAAAGATTAGATGAGGTTGGAGCACTTGGAGAGATACCTGAGGATTTGGCACTTGAG GTGCTGAGAGGATACTAA
- the LOC107643698 gene encoding uncharacterized protein LOC107643698 isoform X3, protein MGRAITKSMIRRMMMTTTKNSAVGHFLRRTSTAHLHSSPLFHLHNPSSLTHHVVQQKSHLCPFSSDPRRFFSISFSDDVRDEASEEGETTDDGWEEEDDSEPMIGDGGDGGGVALHNVPWGQRALSVAKDILKEFNEDIELYAFKTSPRGYVYVRLDKLTNEYGCPSMEELERYNQEYKKRLDEVGALGEIPEDLALEVSSPGAERILKVPDDLNRFQDMPMRVHYTENTESNSTEEDGVFLLESIEKESEVCVWKLADVKENRDPLRKGKPLSRKQKDWRLELPFNMHRMVTLYLD, encoded by the exons ATGGGGAGAGCCATTACTAAGAGCATGATCAGGAggatgatgatgacgacgacgAAGAACAGCGCTGTTGGTCATTTTCTCCGACGGACCTCAACCGCTCACTTGCACAGCTCGCCTCTCTTCCATTTACATAACCCATCTTCTCTCACTCATCACGTTGTTCAACAAAAATCCCATCTTTGCCCCTTTTCCTCTGATCCCCGTCGGTTTTTCAGCATTAGCTTCTCTGACGATGTTCGAG ATGAGGCAAGTGAAGAAGGAGAAACCACTGATGATGGATGGGAAGAAGAAGACGATTCTGAGCCTATG ATTGGTGATGGGGGTGATGGTGGTGGAGTTGCCTTGCATAATGTTCCCTGGGGCCAGCGGGCGCTCTCTGTTGCCAAGGATATCCTTAAGGAGTTTAATGAGGACATTGAACTATATGCTTTCAAGACTAGTCCTCGAGGATATGTTTATGTGAGATTAGACAAATTAACAAATGA ATATGGCTGTCCAAGCATGGAAGAGCTTGAACGATATAATCAAGAATACAAGAAAAGATTAGATGAGGTTGGAGCACTTGGAGAGATACCTGAGGATTTGGCACTTGAG gTTTCATCCCCAGGTGCTGAGAGGATACTAAAAGTGCCAGATGATCTTAATCGTTTCCAAGACATGCCCATGAGAGTCCACTATACGGAAAATACAGAATCCAATAGCACAGAAGAGGATGGAGTTTTCTTGTTAGAGTCTATAGAGAAAGAATCAGAGGTATGTGTGTGGAAGCTGGCAGATGTTAAAGAGAACAGAGACCCTCTCAGAAAAGGCAAGCCTTTAAGTCGAAAACAGAAGGATTGGCGATTAGAATTGCCGTTTAACATGCATAGAATGGTAACCCTGTATCTTGATTAA
- the LOC107643698 gene encoding uncharacterized protein LOC107643698 isoform X1, translating to MGRAITKSMIRRMMMTTTKNSAVGHFLRRTSTAHLHSSPLFHLHNPSSLTHHVVQQKSHLCPFSSDPRRFFSISFSDDVRGLSISKVADEASEEGETTDDGWEEEDDSEPMIGDGGDGGGVALHNVPWGQRALSVAKDILKEFNEDIELYAFKTSPRGYVYVRLDKLTNEYGCPSMEELERYNQEYKKRLDEVGALGEIPEDLALEVSSPGAERILKVPDDLNRFQDMPMRVHYTENTESNSTEEDGVFLLESIEKESEVCVWKLADVKENRDPLRKGKPLSRKQKDWRLELPFNMHRMVTLYLD from the exons ATGGGGAGAGCCATTACTAAGAGCATGATCAGGAggatgatgatgacgacgacgAAGAACAGCGCTGTTGGTCATTTTCTCCGACGGACCTCAACCGCTCACTTGCACAGCTCGCCTCTCTTCCATTTACATAACCCATCTTCTCTCACTCATCACGTTGTTCAACAAAAATCCCATCTTTGCCCCTTTTCCTCTGATCCCCGTCGGTTTTTCAGCATTAGCTTCTCTGACGATGTTCGAG GTTTGTCTATTTCAAAAGTTGCAGATGAGGCAAGTGAAGAAGGAGAAACCACTGATGATGGATGGGAAGAAGAAGACGATTCTGAGCCTATG ATTGGTGATGGGGGTGATGGTGGTGGAGTTGCCTTGCATAATGTTCCCTGGGGCCAGCGGGCGCTCTCTGTTGCCAAGGATATCCTTAAGGAGTTTAATGAGGACATTGAACTATATGCTTTCAAGACTAGTCCTCGAGGATATGTTTATGTGAGATTAGACAAATTAACAAATGA ATATGGCTGTCCAAGCATGGAAGAGCTTGAACGATATAATCAAGAATACAAGAAAAGATTAGATGAGGTTGGAGCACTTGGAGAGATACCTGAGGATTTGGCACTTGAG gTTTCATCCCCAGGTGCTGAGAGGATACTAAAAGTGCCAGATGATCTTAATCGTTTCCAAGACATGCCCATGAGAGTCCACTATACGGAAAATACAGAATCCAATAGCACAGAAGAGGATGGAGTTTTCTTGTTAGAGTCTATAGAGAAAGAATCAGAGGTATGTGTGTGGAAGCTGGCAGATGTTAAAGAGAACAGAGACCCTCTCAGAAAAGGCAAGCCTTTAAGTCGAAAACAGAAGGATTGGCGATTAGAATTGCCGTTTAACATGCATAGAATGGTAACCCTGTATCTTGATTAA
- the LOC107643698 gene encoding uncharacterized protein LOC107643698 isoform X2, with translation MGRAITKSMIRRMMMTTTKNSAVGHFLRRTSTAHLHSSPLFHLHNPSSLTHHVVQQKSHLCPFSSDPRRFFSISFSDDVRVADEASEEGETTDDGWEEEDDSEPMIGDGGDGGGVALHNVPWGQRALSVAKDILKEFNEDIELYAFKTSPRGYVYVRLDKLTNEYGCPSMEELERYNQEYKKRLDEVGALGEIPEDLALEVSSPGAERILKVPDDLNRFQDMPMRVHYTENTESNSTEEDGVFLLESIEKESEVCVWKLADVKENRDPLRKGKPLSRKQKDWRLELPFNMHRMVTLYLD, from the exons ATGGGGAGAGCCATTACTAAGAGCATGATCAGGAggatgatgatgacgacgacgAAGAACAGCGCTGTTGGTCATTTTCTCCGACGGACCTCAACCGCTCACTTGCACAGCTCGCCTCTCTTCCATTTACATAACCCATCTTCTCTCACTCATCACGTTGTTCAACAAAAATCCCATCTTTGCCCCTTTTCCTCTGATCCCCGTCGGTTTTTCAGCATTAGCTTCTCTGACGATGTTCGAG TTGCAGATGAGGCAAGTGAAGAAGGAGAAACCACTGATGATGGATGGGAAGAAGAAGACGATTCTGAGCCTATG ATTGGTGATGGGGGTGATGGTGGTGGAGTTGCCTTGCATAATGTTCCCTGGGGCCAGCGGGCGCTCTCTGTTGCCAAGGATATCCTTAAGGAGTTTAATGAGGACATTGAACTATATGCTTTCAAGACTAGTCCTCGAGGATATGTTTATGTGAGATTAGACAAATTAACAAATGA ATATGGCTGTCCAAGCATGGAAGAGCTTGAACGATATAATCAAGAATACAAGAAAAGATTAGATGAGGTTGGAGCACTTGGAGAGATACCTGAGGATTTGGCACTTGAG gTTTCATCCCCAGGTGCTGAGAGGATACTAAAAGTGCCAGATGATCTTAATCGTTTCCAAGACATGCCCATGAGAGTCCACTATACGGAAAATACAGAATCCAATAGCACAGAAGAGGATGGAGTTTTCTTGTTAGAGTCTATAGAGAAAGAATCAGAGGTATGTGTGTGGAAGCTGGCAGATGTTAAAGAGAACAGAGACCCTCTCAGAAAAGGCAAGCCTTTAAGTCGAAAACAGAAGGATTGGCGATTAGAATTGCCGTTTAACATGCATAGAATGGTAACCCTGTATCTTGATTAA